Genomic window (Thiosulfatimonas sediminis):
GATTTCATCACCCTGTTTGGCGCCCAAGAACCTGGGATTGCGGTATACGAACATCACCATAACCCGCAGCAATGCGAACACAGCCATGGTGAGAGCCACATTCATTTGCCGGCAGAACAGCGCTTTACCCACCGTGCCTCAAAGCCAAAAACATTTGGTACACACGCCCACGATGCCGACTGCAATTGCGACACAGACACAGACGCCCCCTTAAATAAATCTTAGGCTCAACGCATAATGGATAACACAATTGATTTAATCAACCACTTTTTACTGAACGAGATAGGGCTTAACGCACTCGGTTTTTTAGGCATGGCACTATTGGGCGGTATCGGACTGGCACTGATTTCTGCGCCGCTTGGGGTCTTTGTGGTTTGGCAGAGACAATCCTATTTTGGCGCAACCTTGGCGCATTCCGCGCTGCTCGGCGTCAGTATCGCGCTACTCTTGCAAACCAATCTGAGCCTGACGATTATCGTGGTGTCATTACTGATTGCTTGGGGAATATACAGCTTAAGCCACACCAAGCAACTTTCCAGCGACACACTACTCGGCATTTTAGCGCACAGCTCTCTCGCACTAGGGCTGATTCTCATCAGCCTGCAAGACTCCGTTCAGATTGATTTAATGAGCTATCTATTTGGAGATATTTTGAGCATCAATGCCTTTGATATATTGTTAATTGTAGCGATTGGTTTACTGATTGCCCTTTTTTATCAACGCCACTGGCGTGATTTACTCAATATCACCCTTAATGCAGAACTGGCGCACGTAGAAGGCACTCAAGTCAAAAAAATTCAACTGCAATTTGTTCTGTTACTGGCCTTAATGATTGCCCTGTCGATGAAAATCGTTGGGGTATTGCTAATCACCTCACTGCTGATTATTCCAGCTGCCGCTGCGCGCCGTTTAGCGCAAACACCGGAACAGATGCTGGGCTGGAGTTTGATTCTCGGTATGATTGCGGTTCTGCTTGGAATAGGCGCCTCTTATCAATGGGATTTACCAACGGGCCCAGCCATTGTAATGGCAGCCACCCTGTTATTTTTAGCGCTGCTCAGCAAAAAACCGCGCTAACAAAAAAGCCGAGCAAACAACTGTTTGCTCAGCTTACATCCAAAATAGTGAACGCACTCTTAACGCCTTACACGCTTGTCCTTGGTTAGCTGGTCAATCATTTGATACAGCAATTCCACGACCTTCTCACTCTGCTCATCAACCTTCATTAAGCCTTGTTCTACACTGCGCATATCGTCGACTGACTTGGCGTCCATCACTTGCTTAATGCCTTGATGCATCTGCAAATGCTCCTCACCCAGCTGCTTCATTGAAGGCAAATGCATAAAGGCTTGGCCTTCACCGTAGTACCATTTACCCAACACACAAGCTTGATGGTTGGTGGCGGTTTGATAACTCACGCCAATATCTTTGCCATCCACAAACGAGCGAATCTTTGCTTTCCACGCCAGATGCGCCTCAATCATTTTTTCAAATTGGTTACCCTCGACAGAATTTGCAATTTGTAACATCCGATTTTTAATCTGAGCGTCAATCTTAAAACGCTCAACTTGATGTTGTAAGGCATTCGCGTTGCCCAATACGTGTTTAGATTGCTGAGCAATCTGCTTCACAATACTTGCGTTACTTTGGGTTAGAGCATCCATATTGCTAATCGTCTGATTAACCTGTTCAATCCCTTGCGTCTGCTCGGAACCGGAGCGCGAAATATCGGTAATCATCTCCGCCATTTGACCAATCGAAGCATTAATTACCTGCAACGCCTCACTGGTTTGTGACACATATTGGCCACTCTTTTCAGAAATCGCTACCGAGTTTTCAATCAACAATTTAATTTCACCCGCCGCCTGTGCAGACTTACCTGCCAGATTGCGGACTTCACCAGCCACCACGGCAAAACCACGTCCATGCTCACCGGCACGCGCTGCTTCGACTGCGGCATTCAGCGCCAACAGATTGGTCT
Coding sequences:
- a CDS encoding iron chelate uptake ABC transporter family permease subunit; translated protein: MDNTIDLINHFLLNEIGLNALGFLGMALLGGIGLALISAPLGVFVVWQRQSYFGATLAHSALLGVSIALLLQTNLSLTIIVVSLLIAWGIYSLSHTKQLSSDTLLGILAHSSLALGLILISLQDSVQIDLMSYLFGDILSINAFDILLIVAIGLLIALFYQRHWRDLLNITLNAELAHVEGTQVKKIQLQFVLLLALMIALSMKIVGVLLITSLLIIPAAAARRLAQTPEQMLGWSLILGMIAVLLGIGASYQWDLPTGPAIVMAATLLFLALLSKKPR